The Carassius gibelio isolate Cgi1373 ecotype wild population from Czech Republic chromosome B9, carGib1.2-hapl.c, whole genome shotgun sequence genome includes a region encoding these proteins:
- the acvr2aa gene encoding activin receptor type-2A isoform X1: MGPATKLAFGVFLISCSSGAILGRSETQECVFYNYNPSSENRGNRSGIESCVGEKDKRLHCFATWRNVSGSVEIVKQGCWLDDVNCYDSTECVEKKEDPDVFFCCCEGNMCNEKFFYNPDTQPVQSKAPLSDPSNSKVFKATSNPFTQKPPLFSTLLCSIVPIMGITAIVLLSFWMYRHHKLAYPPVLVPTQDPGPLPPSPTLVQKPLQLLEIKARGRFGCVWKAQLLNDYVAVKIFPIQDKLSWQNEYDIYNLPGMRHENILQFIGAEKRGSNLDIELWLITAYHEKGSLTDYLKANVVTWNELCHIAQTMARGLAYLHSDFPGHRDGHKPAIAHRDIKSKNVLLKSNLTACIADFGLALRFEAGKSAGDTHGQVGTRRYMAPEVLEGAINFQRDSFLRIDMYAVGLVLWELAARCTASDGPVDEYMLPFEEEVGQHPTLEDMQEVVVHKKLRPTLRECWQKHPGLAMLCETIEECWDHEAEARLSAGCVEERVIQMQRQTSVSAPEEIVTVVTMVTNVDYPPKESSL; this comes from the exons GTGCCATTCTTGGCCGATCAGAGACACAAGAGTGTGTGTTCTACAACTACAACCCCAGTTCGGAGAACCGAGGAAATCGCAGTGGTATTGAGTCTTGCGTGGGAGAGAAGGACAAGAGGCTTCATTGCTTCGCAACTTGGCGAAATGTGTCAGGATCGGTTGAAATAGTAAAGCAaggctgctggcttgatgacgtcAACTGCTATGACAG CACTGAGTGTGTTGAGAAGAAGGAGGACCCGGATGTGTTCTTCTGCTGCTGCGAGGGCAACATGTGCAACGAGAAATTCTTCTATAACCCTGACACACAGCCAGTTCAGAGTAAGGCTCCCCTCAGCGACCCGTCAAACAGCAAAGTCTTTAAGG CAACATCTAACCCCTTCACCCAGAAGCCACCACTGTTCAGTACCCTTCTGTGCTCCATCGTGCCCATCATGGGCATCACAGCCATTGTCCTCCTCTCCTTCTGGATGTATCGACATCACAAGCTGGCGTATCCACCTGTTCTGGTCCCTACCCAG GACCCTGGACCTCTGCCGCCATCTCCCACCCTGGTCCAGAAACCTCTGCAGTTGTTGGAAATCAAAGCTAGGGGGCGCTTTGGCTGTGTGTGGAAGGCTCAGCTGCTCAATGACTATGTGGCAGTGAAGATTTTCCCCATTCAG GACAAGCTGTCATGGCAGAATGAGTATGACATTTACAATCTCCCTGGCATGAGGcatgaaaacattctgcagtTCATCGGGGCAGAGAAGAGAGGAAGTAACCTGGACATTGAGCTGTGGCTCATCACAGCTTACCATGAGAAG GGCTCCCTGACGGACTACCTAAAGGCAAACGTAGTGACGTGGAATGAGCTGTGTCACATTGCTCAAACCATGGCTAGGGGCCTGGCTTACTTGCACTCGGACTTTCCCGGACACAGAGACGGCCACAAACCAGCCATCGCACACAG AGATATTAAGAGCAAGAACGTGCTGCTGAAGTCTAACCTGACGGCCTGTATTGCTGACTTTGGTCTGGCTTTGAGGTTTGAGGCAGGAAAGTCCGCTGGGGACACACATGGCCAG GTGGGAACCAGACGTTACATGGCCCCGGAGGTGTTGGAAGGGGCCATCAACTTCCAGCGCGATTCTTTCCTCAGGATAGACATGTATGCGGTGGGACTGGTGCTGTGGGAGCTGGCGGCCCGTTGCACTGCGTCTGATG GTCCAGTGGACGAGTACATGCTTCCGTTTGAGGAGGAGGTGGGCCAACACCCCACTCTAGAGGACATGCAGGAGGTGGTGGTCCACAAAAAGCTTCGGCCCACTCTCAGGGAGTGCTGGCAGAAACATCCG GGTCTGGCCATGCTGTGCGAGACTATAGAGGAGTGTTGGGACCATGAGGCCGAGGCGCGACTCTCCGCGGGATGCGTTGAGGAACGCGTGATCCAAATGCAGCGGCAGACCAGCGTCTCCGCCCCGGAGGAAATAGTCACCGTTGTAACAATGGTGACCAACGTTGACTATCCCCCTAAGGAGTCCAGCCTATGA
- the acvr2aa gene encoding activin receptor type-2A isoform X2 gives MGPATKLAFGVFLISCSSGAILGRSETQECVFYNYNPSSENRGNRSGIESCVGEKDKRLHCFATWRNVSGSVEIVKQGCWLDDVNCYDSTECVEKKEDPDVFFCCCEGNMCNEKFFYNPDTQPVQTTSNPFTQKPPLFSTLLCSIVPIMGITAIVLLSFWMYRHHKLAYPPVLVPTQDPGPLPPSPTLVQKPLQLLEIKARGRFGCVWKAQLLNDYVAVKIFPIQDKLSWQNEYDIYNLPGMRHENILQFIGAEKRGSNLDIELWLITAYHEKGSLTDYLKANVVTWNELCHIAQTMARGLAYLHSDFPGHRDGHKPAIAHRDIKSKNVLLKSNLTACIADFGLALRFEAGKSAGDTHGQVGTRRYMAPEVLEGAINFQRDSFLRIDMYAVGLVLWELAARCTASDGPVDEYMLPFEEEVGQHPTLEDMQEVVVHKKLRPTLRECWQKHPGLAMLCETIEECWDHEAEARLSAGCVEERVIQMQRQTSVSAPEEIVTVVTMVTNVDYPPKESSL, from the exons GTGCCATTCTTGGCCGATCAGAGACACAAGAGTGTGTGTTCTACAACTACAACCCCAGTTCGGAGAACCGAGGAAATCGCAGTGGTATTGAGTCTTGCGTGGGAGAGAAGGACAAGAGGCTTCATTGCTTCGCAACTTGGCGAAATGTGTCAGGATCGGTTGAAATAGTAAAGCAaggctgctggcttgatgacgtcAACTGCTATGACAG CACTGAGTGTGTTGAGAAGAAGGAGGACCCGGATGTGTTCTTCTGCTGCTGCGAGGGCAACATGTGCAACGAGAAATTCTTCTATAACCCTGACACACAGCCAGTTCAGA CAACATCTAACCCCTTCACCCAGAAGCCACCACTGTTCAGTACCCTTCTGTGCTCCATCGTGCCCATCATGGGCATCACAGCCATTGTCCTCCTCTCCTTCTGGATGTATCGACATCACAAGCTGGCGTATCCACCTGTTCTGGTCCCTACCCAG GACCCTGGACCTCTGCCGCCATCTCCCACCCTGGTCCAGAAACCTCTGCAGTTGTTGGAAATCAAAGCTAGGGGGCGCTTTGGCTGTGTGTGGAAGGCTCAGCTGCTCAATGACTATGTGGCAGTGAAGATTTTCCCCATTCAG GACAAGCTGTCATGGCAGAATGAGTATGACATTTACAATCTCCCTGGCATGAGGcatgaaaacattctgcagtTCATCGGGGCAGAGAAGAGAGGAAGTAACCTGGACATTGAGCTGTGGCTCATCACAGCTTACCATGAGAAG GGCTCCCTGACGGACTACCTAAAGGCAAACGTAGTGACGTGGAATGAGCTGTGTCACATTGCTCAAACCATGGCTAGGGGCCTGGCTTACTTGCACTCGGACTTTCCCGGACACAGAGACGGCCACAAACCAGCCATCGCACACAG AGATATTAAGAGCAAGAACGTGCTGCTGAAGTCTAACCTGACGGCCTGTATTGCTGACTTTGGTCTGGCTTTGAGGTTTGAGGCAGGAAAGTCCGCTGGGGACACACATGGCCAG GTGGGAACCAGACGTTACATGGCCCCGGAGGTGTTGGAAGGGGCCATCAACTTCCAGCGCGATTCTTTCCTCAGGATAGACATGTATGCGGTGGGACTGGTGCTGTGGGAGCTGGCGGCCCGTTGCACTGCGTCTGATG GTCCAGTGGACGAGTACATGCTTCCGTTTGAGGAGGAGGTGGGCCAACACCCCACTCTAGAGGACATGCAGGAGGTGGTGGTCCACAAAAAGCTTCGGCCCACTCTCAGGGAGTGCTGGCAGAAACATCCG GGTCTGGCCATGCTGTGCGAGACTATAGAGGAGTGTTGGGACCATGAGGCCGAGGCGCGACTCTCCGCGGGATGCGTTGAGGAACGCGTGATCCAAATGCAGCGGCAGACCAGCGTCTCCGCCCCGGAGGAAATAGTCACCGTTGTAACAATGGTGACCAACGTTGACTATCCCCCTAAGGAGTCCAGCCTATGA